The Arachis hypogaea cultivar Tifrunner chromosome 14, arahy.Tifrunner.gnm2.J5K5, whole genome shotgun sequence genome has a segment encoding these proteins:
- the LOC140178498 gene encoding uncharacterized protein, translating into MMNMKNIINNNNVVPSYRQRTPSKVRTIPIHFVGSERSRENSAIKIQKVLRGFFVRNALKRIMGLRVELQSVEARVYASMEVIKRDQRERVRLSETIMNLLLKLDSVRVLSSWYGVRECRKSVIKKAIALQEMVESESACVVEENDAMVQEEEKVVEVSEEKEEEKMEVMDDDSGADIKCVSESCMNSSVEEKEEEKMEDSGVDIQCVSESYKIEEKEEGDGEREESVGTSLVEENENNCVVKNEEEEEEEEEEEEEEGNGDEERREGKHREMLEKMMEDNERMMKMMAKLCERNEMQTQLLTSLSKRVEQLERAFACDKMRRNKRRNCSDAKHKQNMNK; encoded by the coding sequence atgatgaacatgaagaacatcatcaacaacaacaacgtaGTACCCTCGTATAGACAGAGGACACCCTCTAAGGTTAGAACTATTCCCATTCACTTCGTGGGTTCAGAACGTAGTAGAGAGAACTCTGCCATCAAGATCCAGAAGGTTCTGAGAGGGTTTTTTGTGAGGAATGCGTTGAAGAGGATCATGGGGTTACGTGTTGAGTTGCAGAGTGTTGAGGCTAGGGTTTATGCTTCAATGGAGGTGATTAAGAGGGACCAGAGGGAGAGAGTGAGGCTCAGCGAGACCATCATGAACTTGCTTTTGAAGCTTGATTCGGTTAGGGTGCTGAGTTCTTGGTATGGGGTTAGGGAATGTAGGAAGAGTGTGATTAAGAAGGCTATTGCATTGCAAGAGATGGTTGAATCAGAATCTGCTTGTGTTGTTGAAGAAAATGATGCTATGgtgcaggaagaggagaaggtGGTTGAAGTTTCtgaagagaaagaggaggagaagatggAGGTTATGGATGATGATTCTGGAGCAGATATTAAGTGTGTTTCAGAATCATGCATGAATTCTTCtgtagaagagaaagaagaggagaaaaTGGAAGATTCTGGAGTTGATATTCAATGTGTTTCAGAATCATACAAGATAGAAGAGAAAGAGGAGGGTGATggggagagagaagagagtgtaGGAACAAGTTTGGTTGAGGAGAATGAGAATAATTGTGTggtgaagaatgaagaagaggaggaggaggaggaggaggaggaagaggaagaagggaatggtgatgaagaaagaagagaagggaaGCATAGGGAGATGTTGGAGAAGATGATGGAGGATAATGAGAGAATGATGAAGATGATGGCCAAGTTATGTGAGAGGAATGAGATGCAGACTCAGCTTCTTACTTCTCTGTCTAAGAGAGTGGAGCAACTTGAAAGAGCATTTGCTTGTGACAAGATGAGGAGGAACAAGAGAAGAAATTGTAGTGATGCCAAACACAAACAAAATATGAACAAATAA